Genomic DNA from Oreochromis aureus strain Israel breed Guangdong linkage group 2, ZZ_aureus, whole genome shotgun sequence:
AGTAACATACCATTTACTATTACAGCTGCCTCAAGTGATTTCTACAGCTTAGTAACAGATAGTGAtttagacagagagagagcctCTGAGTACAACATCACTTTGACCTGCTCTGATGAGGGAGTGCCCTCCCTCTCCAGCAGCGTCATTCTAACCTTACAGATCTCAGACGTAAATGATAACGCACCTGTCTTTGAGAGGAGCTCATATGAGGCCTATATTGTAGAAAACAACACACCAGGTCTCTCTATATTCACAGTCAAAGCCACAGACGCTGACTGGAACCAGAACGCCCGTGTTTCTTACATACTGGAGGACTCCTCCGTTAACGGAGTGCCAGTCTCCTCATATATGTCAGTTAGTGCTGATAGTGGAGTCATCCATGCAGTGCGCTCTTTTGACTACGAGCAGATCAAAGATTTCCACTTCCGCGTAAAAGCGCAGGATGGAGGCTCTCCTCCACTCAGCAGCAACGTGACTGTGACAATAATGATCCAGGACCAGAACGACAACCCCCCTCAGGTTCTGTATCCAGTCCAGACTGGTGGCTCTCTGGTGGCTGAAATGGTGCCTCGTTCAGCAGATGTGGGCTATCTGGTGGCTAAAGTGGTGGCTGTTGATGTGGACTCCGGACAGAATGCCTGGCTCTCCTATAAACTGCAGAAAGCCACAGACAGGGCGCTGTTTGAAGTGGGTTTACAGaatggagaaatcagaactatcCGCCAAGTCACTGATAAAGATGCTGTCAAACAAAGACTGACTGTTATAGTGGAGGACAACGGGCAGCCCTCTCGTTCAGCTACAGTCATTGTTAACGTGGCGGTGGCGGACAGCTTCCCTGAAGTGCTGTCGGAGTTCACTGAGTTGACACACGACAAGGAGTACAATGACAACCTGACTTTTTACTTAGTCTTGGCTCtggctgtagtttccttccttTTCATCACGTGTTTAGTGGTTATCATATCAGTCAAAATCTACAGGTGGAGACAGTCTCGCATCCTGTATCACTCCAACCTCCCTGTCATTCCATATTATCCACCACGTTACTCAGACACTTTGAGAACAGGGACTCTGCCACATGTGTACAATTACGAGGTGTGCAAGACGACTGACTCCAGAAAGAGTGACTGTAAGTTCGGCAGAGCTGGTAGTCAGAATGTGCTGATAATGGACCCCAGTTCTACAGGAACGATGCAGCGGATACAGAGTGAAAAGAGCATCTTGGATGAACCAGATTCCCCTCTTGAGGTTAGCCTCATGAAATTACAAATGATTTTAAATGCCTGTTATTTTGCATGCATAGTATTCTGGAGGTTATCAGAGAGCTAGCAATACACATTTTATTTCTTCCATAACAATCCACTGTTCATTAAACCACTTATGCACTTTAACAGAATCAGCCTTTCATCCCACAATATATATGTTTCCTCTCTATTTTATCTAAACCTAACAAAGTCATCTTAACCctaatttagttttagtttacgTATATGAAAAGAGTCTCCATAATCAGCATCCTGTTCCAGCACTTTTTTTCAAGAAAGCAGGATTAATTATTGACAATTATTCAATAATATGTTAACCTTTTAAGTATTTGGAACATTGTAATTGCAGATTGTGTTTCACTGAAATGTCTACTAGCACTGTTTACATTGCAGTAGAGTGCAACTTTCAGCTCTGAAAGCAACTTTTTAACAACAAGCTTTAGTTAACTAGTGAACCAAAACTTAAAACACTATGATCAAAAAATTAAAGCAGACAGCTTGGAATACCAGAAGCAACAAAATGTCTACTGGTGGTCTTCCCTGTGATACTTTTTAGACTTAAACTATTTAAGTCAGCTATTCTCCCActtggttttaatttttcttcCAGAAAACTTACAGAAAACTTATACTTTTCAAGTTGTGTTAAGCAAATAATTACTTTCATCTGGGACCTGTGCAATGCAGTTTTGAAAATTACTACTTATTCTTATTGTTTACTAAAGGAGAAGATTAACTAAATCAAATAATTACCAGTTTATGTCTTGTGCTTCTTCTAAAGCTGTCTCCACCCTGGTGCATTTTAGCAGGAACTGCATACTTATACACATTCATTGATCAGGAAAACCCTTGAAATAGAAtgattatttgtaaaaaatggcATTTTTGTCCTTTGTAATCACTACATTTTTTCTATTATCTGTATTTATCATTTTGGAGCCTTACTTCATGGTTAAACTAATTTTGTGTTTAACATCATTATCACAAATCACTATCTATACAGGAAGATTTTAAAAGGCGCAAGTGTAACAGGTAAAGAAATACACCCTATCACTTTTGTAATCTTTTTTATGAAGTTCTCTTTACTTCAGATATATACTGTTACTAGATCTTTACCTTGTTTTACTGTTCCTTAGAATCTCATGCCATATTACAAGGGAAAGTGTATTGTGTTATTAAAGATGACTTGACATTGTACAATAATCAAAATATACCCTTCAGAATAAGATGTCAAGGCAGGTGGTGAGGTTGTCCTCtgtattattttgtatttgagTTATAAGTACCCTagacaaatattttattattgtgtaaTGAATTAAActcctatttatttttttcactttgaacCTGCTAGCTGATGTTGTAATTTTCTGCAGTGCACATGTTTGGACTCTCAGGGCCGCTGTTGACTAATGTAGAGAATTTCCCTTCATTTGATACGTTGCACACAGAAAGAGACGCACATACAGCACACAAGCGTAGCTGATAAACACCGGAGATATCCGCGCTGTGGTTTATTTATTTCGAGTTCAAGAAACACGGACAGAATCAGTTTTGCTCTGGAGTACTATCTATTCGGGAAAACCAGGCGCTTTTGAGTACAGCAGGCTTTTTTTCTCCAGCTTTTAACGAAGAGAAAATGTCGGGCAGAACAATGAGATGGCAAGTACTGTTGTTTGTGTCGGTCTCTTCCCTCGGCACAGTTTTCGGGCAGGTCGCTTACTCGATTCCCGAGGAAATGTCAAAAGGCTCTGTAGTTGGTAATATAGCGCAGGATTTAGGTATAAATGTAAAGAGACTGAAATCGGGTAAGGCGCGTATATATACAGAAGACAATGGAAAATACGTCGAGCTGAATAAAGACAGAGGCGTCCTGCTTGTCAGAGAAAGAATTGACAGAGAGACGCTCTGCGGGCAGACAACACCTTGTGCTTTACATCTTCAAATTACACTTGAAGACCCGATTGAATTCTATACCGTTACTGTCGAAATTAACGACATTAACGACAATGCTCCGAGCTTCAAAAAGGATGAAATAAAATTTAGGATTAGTGAGTCGGCTGTGATTGGAGCAAAATTTGTGCTAGAGCGAGCAATGGATCCAGACGTAGGTGTAAACGGATTGCAGAGTTATTCGCTACAACCTACTGACAGTTTTAATCTAAAACTCCAAAATCAGCAAGACGGGAGTAAAAAGGTGGAGATGGTGCTGCAGAAACATCTAGACAGAGAGGCACAACAGCATCTCTCTTTAATTCTCACAGCTGTTGACGGTGGTGAGCCTCAGCTGTCGGGAACAGTGCGAATAGAAATTTCCGTGCTAGATGTCAACGACAATGCTCCAGTATTTACGCAGGAAGTCTATAAGGTCACTATAATGGAGAATGCTGCAAAGGGTGCAATTTTGTGTACTGTTAGTGCTACAGATGCAGATGAAGGTTCTTATGGGAAGGTTATTTATTCAATAACAAACACATTAGACGATGTCCCTGTAATGTTTCACATTGCCGAAGAAAGTGGTGAGGTATCCCTAACTGGAAACCTGGATTATGAAAAGGCACAGCTCTATGAAATACATGTACAGGCTAGTGATGATGGGGGACTAACAGATTCCGCTAAAATTCTTGTTGAAGTAACCGACACAAACGATAATCACCCATCTATTAATATAATGTCTAAAACGAATTCCGTAACAGAAAATTCAAGGCCAGAAACAGTTGTAACAATTTTCAATGTTCAAGATCCCGACTCTGGTGAAAATGGCAAAGTAGCATGTAATATCGAAGGACATGTGCCATTTATGATCAAATCAACATCTAAAAAGTTCTTTAGCCTAGTTACAGACAGTGAtttagacagagagagagcctCTAACTATAACATCACTGTGACCTGCTCTGATGAGGGAGTGCCCTCCCTCTCCAGCAGCGTCACTCTCACCTTACAGATCTCAGACGTTAATGATAACGCACCTGTCTTTGAGAGGAGCTCATATGAGGCCTATACTGTAGAAAACAACACGCCAGGTCTCTCTATATTCACAGTCAAAGCCACAGACGCTGACTGGAACCAGAATGCCCGTGTTTCTTACATACTGGAGGACTCCTCCGTTAATGGAGTGCCAGTCTCCTCATATGTGTCCGTTAGTGCTGATAGTGGAGTCATCCATGCAGTGCGCTCTTTTGACTACGAGCAGATCAAAGATTTCCACTTCCGCGTAAAAGCGCAGGATGGAGGCTCTCCTCCACTCAGCAGCAACGTGACTGTGAAAATAATGATCCAGGACCAGAACGATAACCCCCCTCAGGTTCTGTACCCAGTCCAGACTGGTGGCTCTCTGGTGGCTGAAATGGTGCCTCGTTCAGCAGATGTGGGCTATCTGGTGACTAAAGTTGTGGCTGTTGATGTGGACTCTGGACAGAATGCCTGGCTCTCCTATAAACTGCAGAAAGCCACAGACAGGGCGCTGTTTGAAGTGGGCTTACAGaatggagaaatcagaactatcCGCCAAGTCACTGATAAAGATGCTGTCAAACAAAGACTGACTGTTATAGTGGAGGACAACGGGCAGCCCTCTCGTTCAGCTACAGTCACTGTTAACGTGGCGGTGGCGGACAGCTTCCCCGAAGTGCTGTCGGAGTTCACTGAGTTGACACACGACAAGGAGTACAATAACAACCTGACCTTTTACTTAGTCTTGGCTCtggctgtagtttccttcctcTTCATCACGTGTTTAGTGGTTATTATATCAGTCAAAATCTACAGGTGGAGACAGTCTCGCATCCTGTATCACTCCAACCTGCCTGTCATTCCATATTATCCACCACGTTACTCAGACACTTTGGGGACAGGGACTCTGCCACATGTGTACAATTACGAGGTGTGCAGGACGACTGACTCCAGAAAGAGTGACTGTAAGTTCGGCAGAGCTGGTAGTCAGAACGTGCTGATAATGGACCCCAGTTCTACAGGAACGATGCAGCGGATACAGAGTGAAAAGAGCATCCTGGATGAACCAGACTCTCCTCTGGAGGTTAGCCTCATGAAATGATACAtggttttttctgctttttatgcTTCATGATATTCTGGAGGTAAATAGACAGACATTCCATTAGATATTAGGAAACTACATCAGTTACAGTTACAATTTTAAACATAACCAGTATCTTTTAGCGTTGATGCGTTGCAAAGTTTTTATCAACTCACATCGCAGTTCAGCACCACAGACAGCGACACCTTAATTGTTCAACTTCAGCATTCCAGAGTCCTTTTCATTAAGACTGGACTTAATTTCTGTAATTCGTGTCAGCTTTAATTTAggatatatttattttgtaattgcACAATGTAAGTTTTTTTACTAATATGCTTCAATATATAATTAAACTATATATGCTGTAAGCTGCAGATATCCTAAAATCTTTAAATCTAGGGTACTCGAGGTTTAGATGAGCCTTAATAGCGTGGCTTTACACTGAATTCATTGTTTTTGAGAATTAATGTTGTAATCTGTATTTTCAACTCAAAGGGTCGCTGTTGGCAAGGGTGTTGCGATTTGGCTGGATGTTTTTTATTCCTCTGTGTCTTCCCTTTTGCGTGGAAATATTCGACGTACAGACAGAAAGACTGTTCGGGTTTATAAAAAGCACTTCAAGGAATTCTATACCCGCATTCACCGTTTGATTCTTATAATTGGAATGCgaacgattttttttttctgtcttcatacTCTCTCCATGacaaatgcttctttttttagtgGAGAAGGAACGGAAATCGTGTCGTGCAGAACAATGAGACGGCAAGTACTGTTGTTTCTCTCAGCCCTGTGTCTCAAATACGTGCTCGGGCAGGTCAGCTACTCCATTCCCGAAGAAATGGCCAAAGGCTCTGTAGTTGGCAACATAGCTCATGATTTAGGTTTAGATCTTAAAAGGTTGAAATCAGGTAACGCTCGCGTTTACACGGGCGGCGGTGTCGAATACATAGGGCTGAATAAAGAAAGGGGGGTCCTGCTTGTCCAGCAGCGGATAGACAGAGAGGCTTTATGCGGAGAGGCGACGCCTTGTGCTTTACATTTCCAGTTAATTTTGGAAAATCCATTGGAACTGTTTCGCGTAACAGTGGAGGTTACAGACATAAATGATAATACCCCCACTTTTACCAATTCAGAAAAACGTTTCGAAATTAGCGAGTCCGCTGTGATAGGATCGAAATTCGTGTTAGAGAAAGCAGTAGATTCCGACATAGGGATGAATGGTTTACAACAGTACTTACTTGCTCCAAGTGATCATTTTGTATTAAAACTAGAAAGTCAGCCAGACGGAAGTAAAAAGGTGGAAATGGTTCTACAGAAGCCTTTAGACCGAGAAAAGAAGGATTATTTGTCCCTGCTGTTAACTGCTATGGATGGAGGAGAGCCGCAGATGTCAGGGACAATGCAGATATTTGTCACTGTATTAGATGTGAACGATAATGCACCGACATTTGCCAAACCGTTATATAGAGCAAAACTGCAAGAAAATTCTCCTAAAGGCACCAGTGTTACAACTGTAAGTGCATCTGATAAAGACATCGGTTCAAACGGAGAATTATCATATCTGATATCTACAAGCAAACGTATTCTATCCGAACTGTTTAATATCAATCCAAAGACTGGTGAAATTATCCTAGTCGGGGAAATAGATCATGAAAAAGCAAACTCTTATCAAATTGATATTGAAGTTGTAGACAGCGGTGGGCTCTCTGATTCAGCGAAAGTGATAGTTGATCTTATTGATGTAAATGACAACAGTCCTCAAATAAACATTGTTTCTAAAACAGAGTCCATATCAGAGAACTCACCAACAAATACTGTAATTGCTATGTTAAGCATAAACGATCCAGATTCCGAGATTAACGGGAATGTTGTGTGTGATATAAATGATAATATTCCCTTCAAAATACAGACTACTATAAATGGGTTTTATACCCTAGTTATGGAGGTTGCTTTAGACAGAGAAATGGCTTCGCAATATAACATCACTGTGATCTGCTCAGATGAGGGAGTGCCCTCCCTCTCCAGCAGCGTCACTCTCACCTTACAGATCTCAGACGTTAATGATAACGCACCTGTCTTTGAGAGGAGCTCATATGAGGCCTATATTGTAGAAAACAACACACCAGGTCTCCCTATATTCACAGTCAAAGCCACAGACGCTGACTGGAACCAGAATGCCCGTGTTTCTTACATACTGGAGGACTCCTCCGTTAACGGAGTGCCAGTCTCCTCGTATGTGTCCGTTAGTGCTGATAGTGGAGTCATCCATGCAGTGCGCTCTTTTGACTACGAGCAGATCAAAGATTTCCACTTCCGCGTAAAAGCGCAGGATGGAGGCTCTCCTCCACTCAGCAGCAACGTGACCGTGAAAATAATGATCCAAGACCAGAACGACAACCCCCCTCAGGTTCTGTACCCAGTCCAGACTGGTGGCTCTCTGGTGGCTGAAATGGTGCCTCGTTCAGCAGATGTGGGTTATCTGGTGACGAAAGTGGTGGCTGTTGATGTGGACTCTGGACAGAATGCCTGGCTCTCCTATAAACTGCAGAAAGCCACAGACAGGGCGCTGTTTGAAGTGGGCTTACAGaatggagaaatcagaactatcCGCCAAGTCACTGATAAAGATGCTGTCAAACAAAGACTGACTGTTATAGTGGAGGACAACGGGCAGCCCTCTCGTTCAGCTACAGTCGTTCTTAACGTGGCGGTGGCGGACAGCTTCCCTGAAGTGCTGTCGGAGTTCACTGAGTTGACGCTCGACAAGGAGTACAATGACAACCTGACTTTTTACTTAGTCTTGGCTCtggctgtagtttccttcctcTTCATCACGTGTTTAGTGGTTATTATATCAGTCAAAATCTACAGGTGGAGACAGTCTCGCATCCTGTATCACTCCAACCTGCCTGTCATTCCATATTATCCACCACGTTACTCAGACACTTTGGGGACAGGGACTCTCCCCCATGTGTACAATTACGAGGTGTGCAAGACGACTGACTCCAGAAAGAGTGACTGTAAGTTCGGCAGAGCTGGTAGTCAGAACGTGCTGATAATGGACCCCAGTTCTACAGGAACGATGCAGCGGATACAGAGTGAAAAGAGCATCCTGGATGAACCAGACTCTCCCCTGGAGGTTAGTTATATAATGATTTTGCCAATTTTGAAgcgtaaactttttttttttctattgctcATAGTTTTTACTAAGAACCAACTAGCGCTAGTCAAGagtcagcaccatggacagaggCACTTTACTTGTTCCATCGCTTTTGACAGTGGGTGTCTATCTTACACCTTAACATATAGATGTTTTGTCAACATGTGAAGGTATATTAGTATTTGACGTTTAGTTATTGGTGATGGTGTAAAATTTGAACATAAATCGTTTCGTCTCATTTTGCCAAGACACATCGAAAGACTGTAactcaatatcattttttttactttttattttttgggggtggggggggtggggAATAATGTCTGTCTATCTCATGTATTTCGCTTGGTTGAATTTGTGATGTTACAATATTTTTAAGTAACTCATCACATATCATCATGACTTAATAGTTCAGTTCAGTGGTATACGTAAAGAATATAGACTCTGTGATCTGTTCAACTAAAATACTTTATAAAGGAATTCGTATTATCTAGTGTTGCAGACGTTAACTCTATTATGGGCTCTGTTATTCTGGTATTTGTAAAAACAATTAGCCTTCGTGCATAACAggatttttctttagtttttccagGCGTTTTCTGTAGTTCCTAATTATGTACTCGTAGGGCCGCTGTTGGCCAGTGCGTTGATATTTCAGGGCACGTTTAAAGAGAAACCTCGCTTGCCATGATGATATCACAGAGAGAAAGTCGTCGTGTTCAAACGTCGGAGATCATTTTAACTAGAGCCGTTTTAAACCTTTCTTTAACCGATTCAAATGGTTTCGGAGTGATG
This window encodes:
- the LOC116335353 gene encoding protocadherin gamma-A11-like isoform X19; amino-acid sequence: MSGRTMRWQVLLFVSVSSLGTVFGQVAYSIPEEMSKGSVVGNIAQDLGINVKRLKSGKARIYTEDNGKYVELNKDRGVLLVRERIDRETLCGQTTPCALHLQITLEDPIEFYTVTVEINDINDNAPSFKKDEIKFRISESAVIGAKFVLERAMDPDVGVNGLQSYSLQPTDSFNLKLQNQQDGSKKVEMVLQKHLDREAQQHLSLILTAVDGGEPQLSGTVRIEISVLDVNDNAPVFTQEVYKVTIMENAAKGAILCTVSATDADEGSYGKVIYSITNTLDDVPVMFHIAEESGEVSLTGNLDYEKAQLYEIHVQASDDGGLTDSAKILVEVTDTNDNHPSINIMSKTNSVTENSRPETVVTIFNVQDPDSGENGKVACNIEGHVPFMIKSTSKKFFSLVTDSDLDRERASNYNITVTCSDEGVPSLSSSVTLTLQISDVNDNAPVFERSSYEAYTVENNTPGLSIFTVKATDADWNQNARVSYILEDSSVNGVPVSSYVSVSADSGVIHAVRSFDYEQIKDFHFRVKAQDGGSPPLSSNVTVKIMIQDQNDNPPQVLYPVQTGGSLVAEMVPRSADVGYLVTKVVAVDVDSGQNAWLSYKLQKATDRALFEVGLQNGEIRTIRQVTDKDAVKQRLTVIVEDNGQPSRSATVTVNVAVADSFPEVLSEFTELTHDKEYNNNLTFYLVLALAVVSFLFITCLVVIISVKIYRWRQSRILYHSNLPVIPYYPPRYSDTLGTGTLPHVYNYEVCRTTDSRKSDCKFGRAGSQNVLIMDPSSTGTMQRIQSEKSILDEPDSPLEQKPPNNDWRFTQGQRPGPSGATGGPEVAMGTGPWPQPPTEAEQLQALMAAANEVSEATATLGPGTMGLSTRYSPQFTLQHVPDYRQNVYIPGSTATLTSNPQQQQATAQQATQQALPPPQASAQPEPPKAAQTPASKKKSTKKEKK
- the LOC116335353 gene encoding protocadherin beta-16-like isoform X2, with amino-acid sequence MRTIFFFCLHTLSMTNASFFSGEGTEIVSCRTMRRQVLLFLSALCLKYVLGQVSYSIPEEMAKGSVVGNIAHDLGLDLKRLKSGNARVYTGGGVEYIGLNKERGVLLVQQRIDREALCGEATPCALHFQLILENPLELFRVTVEVTDINDNTPTFTNSEKRFEISESAVIGSKFVLEKAVDSDIGMNGLQQYLLAPSDHFVLKLESQPDGSKKVEMVLQKPLDREKKDYLSLLLTAMDGGEPQMSGTMQIFVTVLDVNDNAPTFAKPLYRAKLQENSPKGTSVTTVSASDKDIGSNGELSYLISTSKRILSELFNINPKTGEIILVGEIDHEKANSYQIDIEVVDSGGLSDSAKVIVDLIDVNDNSPQINIVSKTESISENSPTNTVIAMLSINDPDSEINGNVVCDINDNIPFKIQTTINGFYTLVMEVALDREMASQYNITVICSDEGVPSLSSSVTLTLQISDVNDNAPVFERSSYEAYIVENNTPGLPIFTVKATDADWNQNARVSYILEDSSVNGVPVSSYVSVSADSGVIHAVRSFDYEQIKDFHFRVKAQDGGSPPLSSNVTVKIMIQDQNDNPPQVLYPVQTGGSLVAEMVPRSADVGYLVTKVVAVDVDSGQNAWLSYKLQKATDRALFEVGLQNGEIRTIRQVTDKDAVKQRLTVIVEDNGQPSRSATVVLNVAVADSFPEVLSEFTELTLDKEYNDNLTFYLVLALAVVSFLFITCLVVIISVKIYRWRQSRILYHSNLPVIPYYPPRYSDTLGTGTLPHVYNYEVCKTTDSRKSDCKFGRAGSQNVLIMDPSSTGTMQRIQSEKSILDEPDSPLEQKPPNNDWRFTQGQRPGPSGATGGPEVAMGTGPWPQPPTEAEQLQALMAAANVSEATATLGPGTMGLSTRYSPQFTLQHVPDYRQNVYIPGSTATLTSNPQQQQATAQQATQQALPPPQASAQPEPPKAAQTPASKKKSTKKEKK
- the LOC116335353 gene encoding protocadherin beta-16-like isoform X1, which encodes MRTIFFFCLHTLSMTNASFFSGEGTEIVSCRTMRRQVLLFLSALCLKYVLGQVSYSIPEEMAKGSVVGNIAHDLGLDLKRLKSGNARVYTGGGVEYIGLNKERGVLLVQQRIDREALCGEATPCALHFQLILENPLELFRVTVEVTDINDNTPTFTNSEKRFEISESAVIGSKFVLEKAVDSDIGMNGLQQYLLAPSDHFVLKLESQPDGSKKVEMVLQKPLDREKKDYLSLLLTAMDGGEPQMSGTMQIFVTVLDVNDNAPTFAKPLYRAKLQENSPKGTSVTTVSASDKDIGSNGELSYLISTSKRILSELFNINPKTGEIILVGEIDHEKANSYQIDIEVVDSGGLSDSAKVIVDLIDVNDNSPQINIVSKTESISENSPTNTVIAMLSINDPDSEINGNVVCDINDNIPFKIQTTINGFYTLVMEVALDREMASQYNITVICSDEGVPSLSSSVTLTLQISDVNDNAPVFERSSYEAYIVENNTPGLPIFTVKATDADWNQNARVSYILEDSSVNGVPVSSYVSVSADSGVIHAVRSFDYEQIKDFHFRVKAQDGGSPPLSSNVTVKIMIQDQNDNPPQVLYPVQTGGSLVAEMVPRSADVGYLVTKVVAVDVDSGQNAWLSYKLQKATDRALFEVGLQNGEIRTIRQVTDKDAVKQRLTVIVEDNGQPSRSATVVLNVAVADSFPEVLSEFTELTLDKEYNDNLTFYLVLALAVVSFLFITCLVVIISVKIYRWRQSRILYHSNLPVIPYYPPRYSDTLGTGTLPHVYNYEVCKTTDSRKSDCKFGRAGSQNVLIMDPSSTGTMQRIQSEKSILDEPDSPLEQKPPNNDWRFTQGQRPGPSGATGGPEVAMGTGPWPQPPTEAEQLQALMAAANEVSEATATLGPGTMGLSTRYSPQFTLQHVPDYRQNVYIPGSTATLTSNPQQQQATAQQATQQALPPPQASAQPEPPKAAQTPASKKKSTKKEKK